The Sesamum indicum cultivar Zhongzhi No. 13 linkage group LG1, S_indicum_v1.0, whole genome shotgun sequence genome includes a window with the following:
- the LOC105159738 gene encoding uncharacterized protein LOC105159738, with amino-acid sequence MLCVSLPGLSNQQMTMMMAAGIGASSTAMAMKPLATCGRYDFDGRGGCWSDCGKGRRNYVVDAATGNASSALTEYSKKSRADFYKEVLEAARDKFTREISFQSKDKDISLAKTLLYVAAEDEAFLAFNGEMDARSIRNERKDTLSLEDAQEWGCVETMPMAGKNINEWLAELDAIAKEVEAELVPREIGCDLVEVLDAVNKVLFETRGFERLPVLVDSKCSYLHSVLSSGRASAILLSVIYIEVCRRLNLTIVGSRVGEDFLIWPLTGNPEELFKVTSGHSLFGVVNGKCVDDPRSRASDITSNSLLGLDIATNRDIIGIALANLIRLHWKRASRTNYGLMLTSPLRSFNKYDEKFNKNSGSNTPLLRRQELRLAIMASERLLILQPHNWALRRDYGMMLYYDREYEAAVQELSICMAFAPEDEAEVLEPFVEKLHLMRLETSWKSFGQKGRLTVP; translated from the exons atgctGTGTGTTTCATTGCCTGGGTTGAGTAATCAGCAGATGACAATGATGATGGCTGCTGGAATTGGTGCATCTTCCACAGCAATGGCGATGAAGCCTTTGGCAACTTGTGGGCG GTATGATTTTGACGGTCGTGGTGGATGTTGGAGTGATTGTGGCAAAGGGAGGAGGAACTATGTTGTCGATGCCGCAACAGGAAATGCTTCCTCTGCTCTGACGGAATACTCTAAGAAGTCGAGAGCTGATTTTTACAAGGAG GTCCTTGAAGCTGCTAGAGATAAATTTACTAGGGAGATATCTTTTCAGTCGAAGGACAAAGATATCTCACTTGCAAAG ACTTTACTTTATGTTGCTGCTGAAGATGAAGCATTCTTGGCTTTCAACGGTGAGATGGATGCCCGTTCAATCCGGAACGAGAGGAAAGATACGTTATCATTGGAAGACGCCCAAGAGTGGGGCTGTGTGGAGACTATGCCAATGGCTGGAAAGAATATAAATGAGTGGTTGGCCGAGCTAGATGCCATAGCAAAAGAAGTTGAAGCTGAGCTAGTTCCAAGAGAGATAGGATGTGACTTGGTAGAAGTTCTCGATGCAGTGAACAAAGTCCTCTTTGAGACTAGGGGTTTTGAGAGGTTACCCGTTTTAGTAGATTCGAAATGTTCATATTTGCACTCAGTGTTAAGCTCTGGACGTGCCAGCG CAATTTTGCTTAGCGTGATTTATATTGAGGTTTGCAGAAGACTTAATCTGACCATTGTGGGATCTCGAGTCGGGGAAGATTTTTTGATATGGCCCCTGACGGGGAACCCTGAA GAGTTATTCAAGGTGACTTCTGGACACAGCTTGTTTGGTGTTGTTAACGGGAAGTGCGTGGATGATCCGCGATCTAGGGCCTCGGACATAACCAGCAACTCACTGTTAGGCCTAGACATCGCGACGAACAGAGATATCATTGGGATTGCTTTGGCCAATTTAATA CGGCTTCATTGGAAACGTGCTTCGAGAACAAATTACGGGTTGATGCTGACTTCTCCACTCAGGTCCTTTAACAAATATGACGAGAAGTTCAACAAGAACAGTGGTTCAAATACGCCTTTGTTGCGGCGTCAGGAGCTTAG GCTCGCAATCATGGCTTCTGAGCGGCTACTGATCCTTCAGCCGCACAATTGGGCTTTGAGGAGAGACTATGGCATGATGTTGTACTATGACCG AGAATACGAGGCTGCGGTCCAAGAGCTTAGCATCTGCATGGCCTTTGCACCTGAAGATGAGGCTGAAGTTTTAGAACCTTTTGTCGAGAAATTACACCTGATGCGGCTCGAGACGTCATGGAAATCATTCGGACAAAAGGGCCGGCTAACAGTTCCTTGA